The Castanea sativa cultivar Marrone di Chiusa Pesio chromosome 4, ASM4071231v1 sequence GCATGCTCTTCTAGTGAACATGcacaaagaaaataatcaatGCGATTTTTTTTTCAGTTGGACATCATGCTGCCCAGTGTCCTCCCCATTTTTTCAGTGAAACAAAGTCTAGGTTGCCTGAGAAGAAGGGTTACAGTAACTGACTTGAACAATGCTAATGCATTACAACAACATTGTATTGTCTAGCTTTTTATGCTGCTTATTAGACCAGTTCTATTGtcataaaatatgattttggcAGACCCTAACGATATGTATTAAGTTTTGGCAATCATAATTTCTGTACTCAGTCTTGTCAGACAGGTACCTCTATTGTTTTGGTGACCATAACTTGTAacattttgttgtaaaatagcaaAATTTCACACAAAACctctacaagttgaatttctctGATCATTTCTGTAATATTTGCAAGAAATGTAAAGAGTAGGTGGGGGATTTAGGATTTCTGGACTTTCTTTCTTGCAAGATGTAACTACTCCTACACTCAGATACTCATTGTAATATAGTGGAACAACGAGAACTAAGGATGAGAAATAGAAGATACTGGAAAAACCTACCAATACTAACTGTATGAAGCAGAGGCCcagcatgagagagagagagagagagagagcaaagttATCATGACCATAAATCTTTCTTACCACTTTCAAGATCTCCCCCTCCTATATCTAATTACAAAAAGGAGGACTATAGTTCAAAAGATGAGTTTTTTAGTCataaagaaaagggaaagaacTCCCAAGCCTCAAAAGCATGATGGAAAAGCAATTGTCAATCATGCTTCCTTTCAGTAGCACTTTCACTAAAAGGAAAAACTCTATACACACAACACAACAATACAAACATGAATCTAGCCTCCCTAAATGATTAACCATACCCAAATTTCAACCAATTTATATCTTCATGTTGCATTAGATTTTTAGCATAaacatatgagaaaaaaatattaacaaaaaaaaatgtaggcaATGCATAGAAAGTTGTAGGTAATAATAGTATATAAGCCTGTTTTAAAGGACTTTCTTGACTATTCATTCTCGAAAAGCAAAAGTTTATGCTTAATTAATTGACAGGTTGCAATTAACACCATCTTCATGGAATTGTCCTTGACTGAATGCTGCCTAATAAGATAAGACAATGGAAGAGTGGAGAAAAGTAATTATTCAGGTGAAGATCTAAATCGCGTGTGTCTTGCTTTTGGGAGCCAAAGACAATTCTAGCTTTAAGAAGGTCCAACGACATCTGAAATGTTAAACAAAAGAGGGCCTTTACTTTCACAAGCTCATTTTTCTACATGCCCCCAAAAAATTtacagaaaaaataataataataaaaacaacctTCTCTAACAATCTTGAATTTCATTACTGCAATATATTGCATGCTAATCTATGGAACTTGCCCTAACTTTTGGCAAAAgatgagaaaatttttaaacaagaGTTATATCTTTCCATTATAACTAGAAATGAGAAAACAGGACACAGCATTACTAGCTTATATGTGCGTGATTGATTAATCAAGAGAGAACACAAAAAATTTAGTCATGCACCTTTTATACAGCATGAGTTTCATCAGTATTAATTGGGAGACTTGCATTAAGAGAAGGCAACAAATCCATACGATTGTTTGAAGAACTTGGAAATCTGCTCTTCTTTGACCAAAGCCAGATCTTGGATACGGAGAAGCTCTCACCTTTAGTGTGGCCACTGATTTTCTTTCCCTCCACATCCCCGGTATCTGAAAAATTTGCAAGGTATCCTCTTCCATTGACATGATTCACATTACTACCTCCATCACCAACACCACTACTATCAGATAATGCCACTTGTAGATTTGAATCATCGACCACATACTGATATGTGCCCATTGAATAACATCTTCTAGCATCCAAATTACAGCTACTTGTTTCCCCTTCTCTCCTTCCACTACCTACTCCATCATGTAAGCTTCTGAACTTCCCAAGTCTCACAGAAAATACCCTTTTTTCACAAACAGTTTCCTCTATATTTATTGGGTTCTGACTACTAGAAGACCTATTCTCTCCATCACTAGGAAACCTATTTGATTGCTCCCTGGAAACAGCAAAATTACGTGCTGGAATTTCCATAGGATTGCCAGAGGCCGATAGAGTCCCTCTACAAAGAGGGCATGTTGAGTTTGAAAGAAGCCATACATCTATACACTCAGTATGAAAAGCATGACTACACGTTGGAAGCAACCTTAGCTTGTCAAGGTCAGAAAATTCACATAAACAGACAGCACAATCAGATGGCTCCCTCAAACCCATTATATCTTTGTAGTAGAACACTGGTAGAGCATCAATGGAAGCTTGGTCTAGACCTGAGTCGTGTAAGCGAAAGAGTTGTTGAAGCTGTCTTTGGAAAGTATGGGAGCCAGAGGTTTCCAGGTATCTATTTGATTGAAAAACAGCTGAAGAAGATGGCACTTTCATACAAAATCTTACAAGTAGATGGAGAATACCATATATGAAGAAGATTACTGCTAGAATTACTATAAGCAAAAGAAGCACTGGACTAATTCTGTTGAAAGATGATGTTGGGGTTGCTTCTGTCTCATAGTTAGTACTAAAATAAGGAGCAGAGAGAGATGACTGAGTAGGTGGGTATACCAAACTACCTTCTTTTTGCTTGGTTTCAAATggaattttatacatttttgaCAGATGGGGTATGCTCAAAACCAAATCTCTTATAAGTTTCTTGAGCTTGGTCACTTAATCTTTGAGAAGCGCATTGCTTTCAACCCCAAGAGACATTCTTTCCTGCATTGAGAccatagaagaagaaaaaaggtatGCAAGCTAGAAGATATTACAAAGCCAGAATTATGCTATGGTATTGACAACCAGCAAATTCTCTCAGTTTTATGGGAAAATAAATGCTTTCAGATGGGATTTTGCAGCTATTACATGAAAGGTGAATAATGAAATTATCAAGATTAGAGAGAAGAAGATGGGTTTTTGGAGAATTGAGGAAATGTTAAAGGTTGCAGAGTATCTACCTTTTGAGGAGAGTACACAAGAAACCATAGAACTGCAGTGTCTTTTGTTGGTGAAGATGAGATGTTCTTGTTTTGAATTCTTTTTGCGCCACATAATAAGTCCCAAGAGGAAgggtttttttaattgttagttTTTATAGTACAAGCCACAAGGGAAGGTGCTGGGTAGGTGAGGTTGAGAGTGCCTGTCGAGAGTGGATTGGATAGTAGGAGCCCATAGTGATGATAGCAAAACATGCTCTAAACTTAGATTTTCCTTATTCTCTCTCTAGGATGGCAAAAATACGAATACCCCAACCCATCCTGCACCACTTGACTGTTTGGTCTGTGTTTTCAAAACTAGTTGTTTAAagctttgtttattttgttgtacaacgtttttatttcattaaaatattttcagttatTTTGTGTAACAtgtaaattttttcaagagCAAATTACCAAAATGACTGCTTTGACAACCAGATCAGCGACCTAGCTACCAGATGGTGGGGTGGGTTGGGGGTGGGGAGTGGGGGGAGGGAACCATGGTgtgtttttgtaaatatttttcccaagttttttttaagtgaaacgTTTTATAACATTTTACAAAGGTGTTCACcaaattttacaatgaaataaatatgataaaatggtcaaaatattttatgtaaaacatTTGACtgtgaaacaaacaaaatgttAGTGTTAAGAgaatttattctcaaaaaatttgttttctagTGTTTTTCCACCCCAAAACACAAGTTGAATTTGTTTGGTACATTGTTTTCTTGTCTAGTTGCTTTTTCCCTCCCATtcttctatttcatttttttcttcaattctgCCAAGGCCATGGCAACCCACCCCATGGGCACGTTGCGAATGACATGACATGCATGTGGGCATGCTGCCAGGGCCATGGTAGCCCTATTAGGCATGCTTCCAATGCCATGGCATGCCCTAGGGGTGCATGTTGCTACCAAGGCCAAATAACCTCTCTCTCATCTAGTTGCTTTTTCCCTCccttttttctatttcattttttcctCAATTCCTTTTCTCTTCCAATAAAAAATCTCCACCAGACATCACCACCTGAATCCCATGTAGGTTGAAAACCCATATCCATCAACATCAAACCCAAATTTGGGCTAAACTTGATTGGATCCAAGAGAAAAATCGCGTCTCAAAGTGATTGGACTATTTTAGAACTTTCATTATATTCTTCTCCTTTATTAGTCTGATATCtaacaattaaaaaagtttcttttaatttcttttattattcattctcatttttttacaaAGTAGTGTCTTTCTATTACGATTACATGGTTACAAAGGAGAatactattttaaaaatttctatCTTACTTAGTAGtgcaaactaataaaaaaacGATAATAGTGGCTAAGCTAATTTATGCCTAGAACATTGTGTCTAAAAACATTTGTtacattcattaa is a genomic window containing:
- the LOC142630220 gene encoding RING-H2 finger protein ATL46-like codes for the protein MYKIPFETKQKEGSLVYPPTQSSLSAPYFSTNYETEATPTSSFNRISPVLLLLIVILAVIFFIYGILHLLVRFCMKVPSSSAVFQSNRYLETSGSHTFQRQLQQLFRLHDSGLDQASIDALPVFYYKDIMGLREPSDCAVCLCEFSDLDKLRLLPTCSHAFHTECIDVWLLSNSTCPLCRGTLSASGNPMEIPARNFAVSREQSNRFPSDGENRSSSSQNPINIEETVCEKRVFSVRLGKFRSLHDGVGSGRREGETSSCNLDARRCYSMGTYQYVVDDSNLQVALSDSSGVGDGGSNVNHVNGRGYLANFSDTGDVEGKKISGHTKGESFSVSKIWLWSKKSRFPSSSNNRMDLLPSLNASLPINTDETHAV